ACCGGAGTCGGAACGGATTGAATCGCTCGATGTCGAACTGTCTGCCAAACTGCTGCGGGAAGCGGGCGAGCTGGGGCTGCTTGGCGCTCATATTCCGGAAGCGTATGGTGGGCTTGAATTGGATACGATCAGCACGACTTTGATTTCGGAAGAATTTGCAAGGGCCGGTTCCTTGTCGGTGGCGCATGGAAACCATACGGGAATCGCGACCTGGCCGCTTATTTTTTACGGTACGGAAGAACAGAAGAAGAAGTATTTAGCAAAGCTGGCGACAGCCGAAATGCTTGGCGCGTACGCACTGACTGAACCGGGTTCCGGATCTGACGCGCTGGGGGCGAGAAGCACCGCCAGATTGAACGAAGCAGGCAGCCATTACATTCTCAATGGGCAGAAGCAGTGGATTACAAACGCTGGCTTTGCAGACGTGTATATCGTGTATGCAAAGGTGGACGGCGAAAAATTTACCGCCTTCATCGTGGATGCCAATTCGCCAGGGATTACGACCGGACCGGAAGAAAAGAAAATGGGAATTTCCGGTTCTTCGACGCGTATGCTGTATCTGGAAGATGTCGCCGTGCCGGTGGAAAACGTGCTGGGGGAAGTCGGCAAAGGGCATCTGGTGGCGTTTAACGCGTTGAATATCGGCCGCTACAAGGTGGGTTCCGGCACGCTCGGTTCGGCCAAGGCGGCGTTCGAGACAGCGGCGACATACGCATCGGTTCGCCATCAATTTAATCGTCCACTGGCCAGTTTCGGTCTGATTCAGGAAAAATTGGCCGATATGACGACGCGGATTTTTGCGGCGGAAAGTATGATTTACCGGATCGGCGGACTGCTGGATGGCGGCGACAAGTATGATCCAAAATTCGTTGAACGATACGCCGTGGAATGTTCGATTGCGAAAGTGTACGGCTCGGAAACGCTCGATTTCGTTGTGGATGAGTCGCTGCAAATCCATGGCGGCTACGGGTACATGAAAGAATATCCGATTGAGAACATGTACCGCTCGTCGCGCATTAACCGGATTTTTGAGGGAAGCAATGAGATCAATCGCCTGTTGATTCCGGGTACGCTGTTGCGCCGGGCAAATAAAGGGGAGCTTCCGCTGTTTGATCTGCTGCAGCAGATTCAGCAATCTCCGCTTGCAGGGCTTGATTTCGGCTTTAAGGGGGCGCTTGCGGAAGAACGGCAGGCGGTCGAGTCGGCAAAACGATTGTTCCTCTGCATGTTTGGACTTGCGCTGCAAGCACATGGCGGCAAAATTGACGAACGGCAGGAGATCATGGGCAGACTGGCGAATATTGCCATGGAAATTTTTGCTTCGGAGAGCGGGCTCCTGCGTGCGGAAAAATCGGCTGCTGCTAACCGCGAGTCGGCTGCTGCACAGACAGATATTGTCCGCGTGTATACGCGCGAGTCGCTGCAGCGCATTCAACAGTGGGCGACAGCCATCTGCTGGACTGTATGTGACGAGGCCATGTTGGAACAAATACTTTTATTCGTAAACCAGTTGACGCGCATTTCGCCGCTCGGCTTGATTCCGATCAAGCGTAAAATTGCGGAACGGGCGGTCGCTGCTGGCAAGTATACAATGTAAAGCGTGTCTGCGGCAGGCAAGTACCCGTGTTGGAAAGGCGGCAGATACAAAATGAATTCCGAATCGCGTGATGCATTGAAACAGATCGAACTGTTTCGTGACATGAATGAACAGGATTTGGCCAAAATCGAACAACTGCTGATCCGCCGCTCGATGATGGAACGAATGGTTATATTCATGCAAGGGGAGCCGCTGGAACACGTATATTTCATTCTCAGCGGCAAAGTAAAAATCTATCGGAACGATGAACAGGGTCATGAACAGATTGTGAATGTGCT
The sequence above is a segment of the Effusibacillus dendaii genome. Coding sequences within it:
- a CDS encoding acyl-CoA dehydrogenase family protein — its product is MKTVSQSDGFLFRVTNPNEVFTPEEFTPEQKQIRKTTRDFVGGKIAPESERIESLDVELSAKLLREAGELGLLGAHIPEAYGGLELDTISTTLISEEFARAGSLSVAHGNHTGIATWPLIFYGTEEQKKKYLAKLATAEMLGAYALTEPGSGSDALGARSTARLNEAGSHYILNGQKQWITNAGFADVYIVYAKVDGEKFTAFIVDANSPGITTGPEEKKMGISGSSTRMLYLEDVAVPVENVLGEVGKGHLVAFNALNIGRYKVGSGTLGSAKAAFETAATYASVRHQFNRPLASFGLIQEKLADMTTRIFAAESMIYRIGGLLDGGDKYDPKFVERYAVECSIAKVYGSETLDFVVDESLQIHGGYGYMKEYPIENMYRSSRINRIFEGSNEINRLLIPGTLLRRANKGELPLFDLLQQIQQSPLAGLDFGFKGALAEERQAVESAKRLFLCMFGLALQAHGGKIDERQEIMGRLANIAMEIFASESGLLRAEKSAAANRESAAAQTDIVRVYTRESLQRIQQWATAICWTVCDEAMLEQILLFVNQLTRISPLGLIPIKRKIAERAVAAGKYTM